A genome region from Macaca nemestrina isolate mMacNem1 chromosome 15, mMacNem.hap1, whole genome shotgun sequence includes the following:
- the LOC105486834 gene encoding serine hydrolase RBBP9, with protein sequence MASPSKAVIVPGNGGGDVTTHGWYGWVKKELEKIPGFQCLAKNMPDPITARESIWLPFMETELHCDEKTIIIGHSSGAIAAMRYAETHRVYAIVLVSAYTSDLGDENERASGYFTRPWQWEKIKANCPHIVQFGSTDDPFLPWKEQQEVADRLETKLHKFTDRGHFQNTEFHELITVVKSLLKVPA encoded by the exons ATGGCTTCTCCTAGCAAGGCAGTGATTGTTCCCGGGAACGGAGGCGGGGATGTGACCACCCACGGCTGGTATGGCTGGGTGAAAAAGGAGCTGGAGAAG ATACCTGGTTTCCAGTGTTTGGCTAAAAACATGCCCGACCCAA TTACAGCACGAGAGAGCATCTGGCTGCCCTTCATGGAGACAGAGCTGCACTGTGATGAGAAGACCATCATTATCGGCCACAGTTCTGGGGCCATCGCAGCCATGAG gtATGCAGAAACACATCGAGTATATGCTATTGTATTAGTGTCTGCGTACACATCAGACTTGGGGGATGAAAATGAGCGTGCAAGTG gatACTTCACCCGCCCCTGGCAGTGGGAGAAGATCAAGGCCAACTGCCCTCACATTGTGCAGTTTGGCTCCACTGACGACCCATTCCTTCCCTGGAAGGAACAACAAGAAGTGGCCGATAGGTTGGAAACCAAATTGCACAAATTCACTGACCGTGGCCACTTTCAGAACACAGAGTTTCATGAACTGATTACTGTGGTAAAGTCTTTGCTGAAAGTACCAGCATAG